The following are encoded together in the Thermosipho japonicus genome:
- a CDS encoding TatD family hydrolase, producing MKIVDTHAHLHMKHFNEDREKIIKNFENDGIEFIVNVATNIEDSYQCIELSKKYDKVFATVGIHPHDSSSVPNDYLGILEKLAKNEKVVAIGEIGLDYYRNFSPKEVQQKVFAEQLMLAKDLKLPVVVHVRDAYEDAYNILEMIGPFDGVIHSFSGDREYALKFVKLGFYLGIGGPLTYKKNQQLRDIVRLVGEENIVTETDCPYLPPQPYRGKRNEPSYVKYVVEEINKLIGEDVSEKLINNARELFGVNV from the coding sequence GTGAAAATAGTAGATACACATGCGCATTTGCATATGAAGCATTTTAATGAAGATAGGGAGAAAATTATAAAAAATTTTGAAAATGATGGTATTGAGTTTATAGTTAATGTAGCAACAAATATAGAAGATAGTTATCAATGTATTGAACTTTCAAAAAAGTATGACAAGGTATTTGCAACAGTAGGTATTCACCCACATGATAGCAGTAGTGTACCAAATGACTATCTTGGAATATTGGAAAAGTTAGCAAAGAATGAAAAAGTTGTGGCAATTGGAGAGATAGGATTGGATTATTATAGAAACTTTTCCCCAAAAGAAGTACAACAGAAAGTATTTGCAGAACAGTTAATGCTTGCAAAAGATTTAAAATTACCTGTTGTTGTTCATGTTAGAGATGCATATGAAGATGCATACAATATACTTGAAATGATCGGCCCGTTTGATGGTGTAATTCATTCCTTTAGTGGTGATAGAGAGTATGCTTTAAAATTTGTCAAATTAGGTTTTTATCTAGGAATTGGTGGGCCATTAACATACAAAAAAAATCAGCAATTAAGAGATATTGTAAGATTAGTTGGAGAGGAAAATATAGTTACGGAAACTGATTGTCCATATCTTCCTCCACAACCTTATAGAGGAAAGAGAAATGAGCCATCTTATGTAAAATATGTAGTAGAAGAAATAAATAAATTGATCGGTGAAGATGTTTCTGAAAAGCTAATAAATAATGCTAGGGAACTGTTTGGGGTGAATGTATGA
- the oraE gene encoding D-ornithine 4,5-aminomutase subunit OraE: protein MLDPKKPIDIDEILKDLDKYRPKRKGWTWRKKLPEGSKIGDYEYYQVSENLENSIPLPAAHYFGNIDPQPEVVITSEIASGRFEDDIRRMRMAAWHGADHIMVIRTLGQSHYDGLIEGTPEGVGGIPITRKQLRATRKALDLIEEEVGRPINFHSYVSGVAGPEIAVLFAEEGVNGAHQDPQYNVLYRGINPIRSFVDAAVAKKIMASVNMLQIDGAHNANASAKLAWTVMPELLVQHGINCMYSLKAGMKKEYIALSTVPPVVAPMPEFRYNLPYAVALRELFDGFRFRAQMNTRYIESDLFDATRIHVLNTLISRLTSADLQSTITPDEGRNVPWHVNSIRGVETAKHTLVALDGMKKYVKIDEKKIREKVRELKMRAILMLEEILDMGGYFEALEAGMFVDNGYYPERIGDGIARKKDGEIAAGTVVPRDEDYMAPVCEHFGYNNLPEGIEKPCDLIGGCTLHNPDKIQFIDELDETDNVNVRLERIRDMKKRNVIKPEVEWFSDGWIQLDMTFALPEELAEAAAISLCKKLGLEEITVIHKGVLHPAEGTYIEVKAKVPFEIEVDKLEIPKKPETLPEEEIFEYVKNNPIHVVAGTVGNDEHSVGLREVLDIKHGGIEKYGIKYTYLGTSVPPEKLIDAAIETGAKAILASMIITHNDVHVQNMRKLHELAIEKGIRDKIIIVAGGTQITDDLAKENGMDAGFGRGTKGVHVASFLVKKLKEMENK, encoded by the coding sequence ATGCTTGATCCTAAGAAGCCAATAGATATAGATGAAATATTGAAAGATCTGGACAAATATCGCCCAAAAAGGAAAGGTTGGACCTGGAGAAAGAAGTTACCAGAAGGTTCAAAAATTGGTGATTATGAATATTACCAAGTCAGCGAAAATTTAGAAAATTCTATTCCACTTCCAGCTGCACATTACTTTGGAAATATTGATCCTCAACCGGAAGTAGTAATTACTTCAGAAATAGCATCAGGAAGGTTCGAAGATGATATAAGAAGGATGAGAATGGCAGCTTGGCATGGTGCAGATCATATTATGGTTATACGAACTCTTGGTCAATCACACTACGATGGACTCATAGAGGGTACACCAGAAGGTGTTGGTGGAATTCCTATCACAAGAAAGCAACTACGTGCAACGAGAAAAGCTCTTGACCTAATTGAAGAAGAAGTAGGTCGTCCAATTAATTTTCACAGTTATGTTTCAGGCGTTGCGGGGCCAGAGATAGCAGTTTTATTTGCAGAAGAAGGTGTTAATGGTGCACACCAGGATCCACAATACAATGTTTTGTATAGAGGTATAAATCCTATTAGATCTTTTGTTGATGCAGCGGTTGCAAAAAAGATAATGGCATCTGTTAATATGCTCCAAATTGACGGTGCACACAATGCTAACGCATCAGCAAAACTTGCGTGGACGGTAATGCCTGAACTATTAGTCCAACATGGAATAAATTGCATGTATTCTTTAAAGGCAGGAATGAAAAAAGAATATATAGCGCTATCTACAGTTCCTCCAGTTGTTGCTCCAATGCCTGAGTTTAGGTATAACCTTCCATATGCTGTAGCATTGAGAGAATTATTTGATGGATTTAGATTTAGAGCCCAAATGAATACAAGATACATAGAATCTGATCTTTTTGATGCTACAAGAATACACGTTTTAAATACATTAATTTCAAGACTCACGTCAGCAGATTTACAATCAACTATTACTCCGGATGAGGGAAGAAATGTTCCATGGCATGTAAATTCAATTCGTGGTGTTGAGACTGCAAAACATACATTAGTTGCATTAGATGGAATGAAAAAATATGTAAAAATTGATGAGAAAAAGATAAGAGAAAAAGTAAGAGAACTGAAAATGAGGGCCATTCTCATGCTGGAAGAAATTTTGGATATGGGCGGATACTTTGAGGCATTAGAAGCTGGAATGTTTGTGGATAATGGATACTACCCAGAAAGAATTGGCGATGGAATAGCAAGAAAAAAGGATGGAGAAATTGCCGCTGGAACAGTCGTACCAAGGGATGAGGACTATATGGCTCCTGTTTGTGAGCACTTTGGATACAACAATCTTCCTGAAGGTATCGAAAAACCTTGTGATCTTATAGGCGGTTGTACACTTCATAACCCCGATAAAATTCAGTTTATTGATGAATTAGATGAAACAGATAATGTTAATGTAAGGCTTGAAAGAATCAGAGATATGAAAAAGAGGAATGTAATAAAGCCTGAAGTTGAGTGGTTTTCTGATGGTTGGATTCAACTAGATATGACATTTGCATTACCAGAAGAATTAGCAGAAGCTGCTGCAATTTCTTTGTGTAAGAAACTTGGGTTAGAGGAGATTACAGTAATTCACAAGGGAGTTCTTCATCCTGCAGAAGGAACATATATTGAGGTAAAAGCAAAGGTTCCATTTGAAATTGAAGTTGATAAATTGGAAATTCCAAAGAAACCTGAAACACTACCAGAGGAAGAAATATTCGAATATGTCAAAAACAATCCAATTCATGTTGTAGCAGGTACTGTTGGTAACGATGAACATTCAGTGGGATTAAGAGAAGTTTTGGATATAAAACATGGTGGAATTGAAAAATATGGAATTAAGTATACTTATCTTGGAACAAGTGTCCCACCTGAAAAACTCATTGATGCAGCAATAGAAACAGGCGCGAAAGCTATTTTAGCATCTATGATTATTACACACAACGATGTTCATGTTCAAAACATGAGAAAGCTCCATGAGCTTGCTATAGAAAAAGGAATTAGGGATAAGATTATTATAGTTGCAGGTGGAACTCAAATAACAGATGATCTTGCAAAAGAAAATGGGATGGATGCAGGCTTTGGAAGAGGAACAAAAGGAGTACATGTTGCATCATTCTTGGTAAAAAAATTAAAAGAGATGGAAAATAAATAG
- a CDS encoding ornithine aminomutase subunit alpha has protein sequence MKPRKDDFLERSKHLQKMTDDELNQYFWHLVEKVVDPLIELAKNHTSPSVERSVLLRMGFNSIEASKLVDMIFQRGLLGKGAGHIVWKIAREKNMDIIEAGRALIEGKYWEDVDRLFKGVKNDA, from the coding sequence TTGAAGCCTAGAAAAGATGATTTTTTAGAAAGAAGCAAACATTTACAAAAAATGACTGATGATGAATTAAATCAATATTTTTGGCATCTTGTTGAAAAGGTTGTAGATCCTTTAATAGAACTTGCAAAAAACCATACATCACCCTCTGTTGAAAGGTCAGTTCTTTTGAGAATGGGGTTTAATAGTATCGAAGCATCAAAACTTGTTGACATGATATTCCAGAGAGGACTCCTTGGTAAGGGTGCTGGTCATATCGTTTGGAAAATTGCAAGAGAGAAAAATATGGATATTATAGAAGCAGGTAGAGCATTGATTGAAGGAAAATATTGGGAAGATGTTGATAGGCTCTTCAAAGGGGTGAAAAATGATGCTTGA
- the ortB gene encoding 2-amino-4-oxopentanoate thiolase subunit OrtB, whose product MRDLSYDAVMSRKNEIMKKAVGIDYEKFISSEIIFDYERMMQEVGYSLDKVREIQSETGVGNTPLVELKQINRLIKKIAPKGKGARIFIKDEATNPSGSYKDRRASVSVYHAQKHGYKGVIAATSGNYGAAVASQAAKRGLKCIITQECYDNRWVGQPEILEKARSCEAYGAEVVQLTVGPELFYYTLVLLEETGFFNASLYTPYAIAGVESLGYEIAEQTMQMVGKYPDAVVITHAGGGILTGTARGLKKAGASETKIIAASVNLRGLHMASDNDFNKKYFTTGHTGFGIPFATFPDRSDVPKNAARALRYMDRYLLVTQGEVFYITEMLAQLEGMQRGPAGNTSLAAAFALALEMDDDKVIVVNETEYTGAGKLPSAQLTFARKMGMEIKRGDPIKEDLPGKRIVIPEHPSQIGYIEFDMDEVRKSYVKEVIKRYNKKEFNKQEIEFMAQDTNTTTEKIVKFVKELGGEVIEA is encoded by the coding sequence ATGCGTGACTTATCATATGATGCAGTAATGTCTAGGAAAAACGAAATAATGAAGAAAGCAGTTGGAATAGATTATGAAAAATTCATATCTTCTGAAATAATATTTGACTATGAAAGGATGATGCAAGAAGTAGGCTATTCACTTGATAAAGTAAGAGAAATTCAAAGTGAGACGGGAGTTGGGAATACTCCTCTTGTAGAGTTAAAACAGATAAACAGGCTTATAAAAAAGATTGCTCCAAAGGGGAAAGGTGCAAGAATTTTTATTAAAGACGAAGCTACAAACCCTTCAGGGAGTTATAAAGATAGAAGAGCATCCGTAAGTGTATACCACGCACAAAAGCATGGATATAAAGGTGTTATTGCTGCAACAAGTGGAAACTATGGTGCTGCTGTTGCATCTCAAGCAGCCAAAAGAGGCTTAAAGTGTATTATCACACAAGAATGTTACGACAATAGATGGGTAGGACAGCCAGAAATACTTGAAAAAGCAAGATCCTGTGAGGCATACGGTGCGGAAGTAGTTCAATTAACGGTTGGGCCAGAGCTATTTTATTATACCCTTGTTTTACTTGAAGAAACGGGATTTTTTAATGCATCTCTTTATACACCGTATGCGATAGCAGGTGTTGAAAGTCTTGGATATGAAATAGCAGAGCAAACTATGCAAATGGTTGGTAAATATCCCGATGCAGTTGTTATAACACATGCAGGTGGAGGAATTTTAACTGGAACAGCCAGAGGATTAAAAAAGGCAGGAGCAAGTGAGACAAAAATAATAGCAGCAAGTGTAAACCTTAGAGGGCTACATATGGCAAGTGATAATGACTTTAACAAAAAATACTTTACAACTGGTCATACAGGATTTGGTATTCCATTTGCAACATTCCCTGATAGGTCAGATGTTCCAAAGAATGCGGCACGTGCATTGAGATATATGGATAGATATCTTCTTGTAACTCAAGGTGAAGTCTTCTATATAACTGAAATGCTTGCACAACTTGAAGGAATGCAAAGAGGTCCGGCAGGAAATACATCACTTGCAGCTGCATTTGCGCTTGCATTGGAAATGGATGATGATAAAGTAATAGTTGTAAACGAAACCGAATACACTGGGGCAGGAAAATTGCCATCTGCACAATTAACTTTTGCTAGAAAAATGGGTATGGAGATAAAAAGAGGAGATCCAATAAAAGAAGATCTTCCAGGGAAAAGAATAGTTATACCAGAGCATCCTTCCCAGATTGGATACATTGAATTTGATATGGATGAAGTTAGAAAGAGTTATGTAAAAGAAGTAATAAAAAGGTATAACAAGAAGGAGTTTAACAAGCAAGAAATAGAGTTTATGGCTCAAGATACAAATACCACCACAGAGAAAATAGTTAAATTTGTTAAAGAACTTGGAGGTGAAGTAATTGAAGCCTAG
- the ortA gene encoding 2-amino-4-oxopentanoate thiolase subunit OrtA, translating into MKAKKGDWVQIEKLLLKPEERTAPLPEDTKKVPLKMRVKGFLQNEDANIGDEVEILTLIGRRVTGTLVAINPKYEHDFGEPVPELLTIGIELRKILEGDNDA; encoded by the coding sequence ATGAAGGCAAAAAAGGGAGATTGGGTTCAAATAGAAAAACTGCTTTTAAAACCGGAAGAAAGAACGGCACCTCTTCCAGAAGATACTAAAAAGGTACCTTTAAAAATGAGAGTTAAAGGATTTTTGCAGAACGAAGATGCAAATATAGGAGATGAAGTAGAAATATTAACTCTTATTGGAAGAAGAGTAACAGGAACGCTTGTTGCGATTAATCCAAAATACGAACATGATTTTGGTGAGCCAGTTCCCGAACTTTTAACTATAGGTATTGAACTTAGAAAGATTTTAGAAGGTGATAATGATGCGTGA
- the ord gene encoding 2,4-diaminopentanoate dehydrogenase, protein MRIVSWGLGAMGSGIAKNIVQSGYMKLVGAIDLNHAGKDVGEVLGMEKLGIVVGRDKEIIEKTNPDLVVIATSSFVKEVLPQIEYAVKNHCNVVTIAEEMAFPFDSHPEESLYMDSLARRYGVTILGTGVNPGFVLDTLILSLTGVCNRVDKIVARRINDLSPFGKTVMETQGVGTTPEQFEEGLKTGKIVGHIGFPQSIMMIARALGWNITKIEEERKPIISNVHRETPVVKVEPGMVAGCNHSAKAYIGDKVVIEMQHPQQIHPHLEGVETGDYIEICGDPDIKLAIKPEIPGGKATIAIATNMIPIVIGAEPGLKTMADLPVPRSVLSIK, encoded by the coding sequence ATGAGAATAGTTTCTTGGGGTTTAGGTGCGATGGGAAGTGGTATTGCAAAAAATATTGTTCAAAGTGGCTATATGAAATTGGTAGGAGCTATTGATTTAAATCATGCAGGTAAAGATGTCGGCGAAGTACTTGGGATGGAAAAATTAGGGATAGTTGTAGGTAGAGATAAGGAAATAATAGAAAAGACTAACCCAGATCTTGTGGTTATAGCTACATCTTCTTTTGTTAAAGAAGTGCTTCCACAAATAGAATATGCAGTAAAAAATCATTGCAATGTAGTAACTATTGCAGAAGAGATGGCATTTCCTTTTGACTCACACCCAGAAGAATCTTTATACATGGACAGTCTAGCAAGAAGATATGGAGTTACAATACTTGGAACAGGAGTAAACCCTGGATTTGTTCTTGATACATTGATTCTCTCATTGACGGGAGTATGCAATAGAGTAGACAAGATAGTGGCAAGAAGAATAAACGATCTTTCGCCGTTTGGAAAAACTGTTATGGAAACTCAAGGGGTTGGAACAACTCCAGAACAATTTGAGGAAGGTTTAAAAACTGGAAAGATAGTTGGACATATAGGTTTTCCACAAAGTATTATGATGATTGCAAGAGCACTTGGATGGAATATTACTAAAATTGAAGAAGAAAGAAAACCAATTATTTCAAATGTTCACAGAGAAACACCTGTGGTGAAAGTGGAACCAGGGATGGTAGCAGGTTGTAATCACTCTGCAAAAGCATATATCGGAGATAAAGTAGTAATTGAAATGCAACATCCTCAACAAATTCATCCACATCTTGAAGGAGTTGAAACAGGAGACTACATAGAAATTTGCGGTGATCCAGATATAAAACTTGCGATAAAACCTGAAATTCCAGGTGGAAAGGCAACAATAGCGATTGCAACAAACATGATTCCAATTGTAATTGGTGCAGAGCCAGGATTAAAAACAATGGCAGATCTTCCAGTACCACGTTCAGTTTTGTCTATAAAATGA